The following coding sequences are from one Xiphophorus couchianus chromosome 7, X_couchianus-1.0, whole genome shotgun sequence window:
- the tnnt1 gene encoding troponin T, slow skeletal muscle isoform X1, protein MSDAEEEYEDQAVEVEEEQEAEPEEEEEEAEQAEEDGGEQQEYQDQDAQEEEEERPKPKPLVPQLAPPKIPEGERVDFDDIHRKRMEKDLLELHTLIDAHFEQRKKDEEELIGLKDRIEHRRAERAEIQRVRTEKEKDRQNRIAEERHRKEEEEAKKKADDDLKKKKVLSGMGANFGGFLAKTESRKSKRLTGREIKRKTLADRRQPLGIDSMREDGLRNRAQEMWNWIQQLESEKFDFMEQMKHQRYEITVLLNRIQHAQKFKKVHGKGKVGGRWK, encoded by the exons ATGTCGGACGCTGAAGAGGAATACGA GGATCAGGCGGTGG AAGttgaggaggagcaggaggcggagcctgaggaagaggaggaggaagctgaaCAGGCTGAAGAAGATGGAGGAG AACAGCAGGAGTACCAAG ACCAAGATGCCCAGGAGGAAG aagaaGAGCGCCCCAAGCCAAA GCCTCTTGTGCCCCAACTTGCTCCTCCAAAGATTCCTGAGGGAGAACGAGTGGATTTTGAC GACATCCACAGGAAGCGCATGGAGAAGGACTTACTGGAGCTGCACACCCTGATCGATGCTCACTTCGAGCAGAGGAAGAAGGACGAGGAGGAACTCATTGGGCTGAAGGATCGGATT GAGCACCGTCGAGCCGAGAGGGCCGAGATCCAGAGGGTCAGAACCGAGAAGGAGAAGGACCGACAGAACAGGATTGCG GAGGAACGTcacagaaaagaggaagaggaggccaaAAAGAAGGCAGACGACgacctgaagaagaagaaagtgctgTCCGGCATGGGAGCCAACTTTGGAGGTTTCCTGGCCAAA ACCGAGTCGAGGAAGAGCAAGCGCCTGACGGGCAGGGAGATCAAGAGGAAGACGCTGGCCGACAGACGGCAGCCTCTAGGCATCGACAGCATGAGGGAGGACGGCCTGAG GAACCGGGCCCAGGAGATGTGGAACTGGATCCAGCAGCTGGAATCCGAGAAGTTCGACTTTATGGAGCAAATGAAGCACCAGAGATATGAG ATTACTGTGTTACTGAACAGAATCCAACATGCTCAGAAATT CAAAAAAGTCCACGGCAAGGGGAAGGTGGGCGGCCGCTGGAagtaa
- the tnnt1 gene encoding troponin T, slow skeletal muscle isoform X2 yields MSDAEEEYEDQAVEVEEEQEAEPEEEEEEAEQAEEDGGEQQEYQEEERPKPKPLVPQLAPPKIPEGERVDFDDIHRKRMEKDLLELHTLIDAHFEQRKKDEEELIGLKDRIEHRRAERAEIQRVRTEKEKDRQNRIAEERHRKEEEEAKKKADDDLKKKKVLSGMGANFGGFLAKTESRKSKRLTGREIKRKTLADRRQPLGIDSMREDGLRNRAQEMWNWIQQLESEKFDFMEQMKHQRYEITVLLNRIQHAQKFKKVHGKGKVGGRWK; encoded by the exons ATGTCGGACGCTGAAGAGGAATACGA GGATCAGGCGGTGG AAGttgaggaggagcaggaggcggagcctgaggaagaggaggaggaagctgaaCAGGCTGAAGAAGATGGAGGAG AACAGCAGGAGTACCAAG aagaaGAGCGCCCCAAGCCAAA GCCTCTTGTGCCCCAACTTGCTCCTCCAAAGATTCCTGAGGGAGAACGAGTGGATTTTGAC GACATCCACAGGAAGCGCATGGAGAAGGACTTACTGGAGCTGCACACCCTGATCGATGCTCACTTCGAGCAGAGGAAGAAGGACGAGGAGGAACTCATTGGGCTGAAGGATCGGATT GAGCACCGTCGAGCCGAGAGGGCCGAGATCCAGAGGGTCAGAACCGAGAAGGAGAAGGACCGACAGAACAGGATTGCG GAGGAACGTcacagaaaagaggaagaggaggccaaAAAGAAGGCAGACGACgacctgaagaagaagaaagtgctgTCCGGCATGGGAGCCAACTTTGGAGGTTTCCTGGCCAAA ACCGAGTCGAGGAAGAGCAAGCGCCTGACGGGCAGGGAGATCAAGAGGAAGACGCTGGCCGACAGACGGCAGCCTCTAGGCATCGACAGCATGAGGGAGGACGGCCTGAG GAACCGGGCCCAGGAGATGTGGAACTGGATCCAGCAGCTGGAATCCGAGAAGTTCGACTTTATGGAGCAAATGAAGCACCAGAGATATGAG ATTACTGTGTTACTGAACAGAATCCAACATGCTCAGAAATT CAAAAAAGTCCACGGCAAGGGGAAGGTGGGCGGCCGCTGGAagtaa